A single region of the Hippoglossus hippoglossus isolate fHipHip1 chromosome 17, fHipHip1.pri, whole genome shotgun sequence genome encodes:
- the gbx1 gene encoding homeobox protein GBX-1 gives MQRPGIHGTAFSIDSLIGTPQPRPGHLLYTGYPMFMPYRPLVIPQALSHSGIPPLAPLASFAGRLTNTFCASLGQGVPSMVALTTTMPSFSDPPDSFYPPQELPGPRLSAADPGTRRQESPHSEELHGRDKGSDLLNFSETFQTISGETKLYSSDDEKLDLKSADTVCSDREDSSVDSENESFSDGNNCGSLTQKSKLKAGSQEALPTGSSAGKSRRRRTAFTSEQLLELEKEFHCKKYLSLTERSQIAHALKLSEVQVKIWFQNRRAKWKRIKAGNVNNRSGEPVRNPKIVVPIPVHVNRFAVRSQHQQIEQGTRP, from the exons ATGCAGAGACCCGGCATCCACGGGACTGCGTTCTCAATCGATTCCCTCATAGGGACCCCTCAGCCCAGACCGGGACACCTGCTCTACACGGGCTACCCCATGTTCATGCCCTACAGACCTTTGGTTATTCCGCAGGCTTTATCCCACTCGGGTATTCCTCCACTTGCGCCTTTGGCTTCTTTCGCGGGACGGCTCACCAACACGTTCTGCGCCAGTTTGGGACAGGGGGTGCCATCCATGGTCGCCCTCACCACAACCATGCCGAGTTTCTCGGATCCGCCGGACAGTTTCTATCCCCCACAGGAGCTCCCCGGTCCGCGTTTAAGCGCAGCCGATCCCGGGacgaggaggcaggagagtCCGCACTCCGAGGAGCTGCACGGCCGCGACAAGGGCTCCGATCTGCTCAACTTCTCGGAAACTTTTCAGACAATATCAG GTGAGACCAAACTGTACAGTTCAGACGACGAGAAGCTGGACCTAAAATCCGCGGACACCGTGTGCAGCGACCGGGAGGACAGCTCCGTGGACAGCGAGAACGAGAGTTTCTCGGACGGGAACAACTGTGGCTCCCTGACGCAGAAGAGCAAACTGAAAGCCGGCTCGCAGGAGGCGCTGCCCACCGGCAGCTCGGCGGGGAAGAGCCGCAGGAGACGAACAGCTTTTACCAGCGAGCAGCTGCTGGAACTTGAAAAGGAGTTTCACTGTAAAAAGTACCTTTCTCTGACTGAGCGCTCCCAGATCGCACACGCACTCAAACTGAGCGAGGTGCAGGTGAAGATCTGGTTTCAGAACCGCAGGGCCAAGTGGAAACGGATCAAAGCTGGGAACGTCAACAACCGCTCAGGAGAACCGGTGCGAAACCCCAAAATCGTGGTGCCCATCCCCGTGCACGTCAACAGGTTTGCCGTGAGGAGTCAGCACCAACAGATAGAGCAAGGGACCAGGCCATGA
- the zgc:92591 gene encoding late histone H2B.L4, giving the protein MTNDLPKKKGKGTGEKKTKRKAKRRETYAMYIYKVLKQVHPDTGISSRAMSIMNSFVNDLFERIATEASRLAQYNKRSTITSREVQTAVRLLLPGELAKHAVSEGTKAVTKYTSSK; this is encoded by the exons ATGACTAACGATTTGCCCAAGAAGAAAGGCAAAGGCACCGGGGAGAAAAAGACCAAGAGAAAAGCCAAACGACGGGAGACTTACGCCATGTACATCTACAAAGTTTTGAAACAG GTTCACCCGGACACGGGCATCTCCAGCCGGGCCATGAGCATCATGAACTCCTTCGTCAACGACCTGTTCGAGCGCATCGCCACCGAGGCGTCCCGGCTGGCCCAGTACAACAAGCGCTCCACCATCACCAGCCGGGAGGTGCAGACCGCCgtccggctgctgctgccgggggAGCTGGCCAAGCACGCCGTGTCCGAGGGCACCAAGGCGGTCACCAAGTACACCAGCTCCAAGTGA
- the asb10 gene encoding ankyrin repeat and SOCS box protein 10 isoform X1 produces MSRGSFVFTPMALRSLELDEDMLERHKYKRQMASHQLSSYMWKKEARDRVLLRSSSALPPAMCHDLVVQNALYTGDLEAMRQLFPRGSTANLIIEPQGGDMHWVARGEGLWSLTYEQELTTPLHITAGRGFTDCLKLLLQRGANVDLAPGGTTALHESCENCQPECTKLLLIHGANANAVSDDGLMPLHICTTSESLECAKYLLQYGAAINGRSLEEENTPLHVAARFGLSDHTELYLRYGAAVDKQNEEGLTPLNAACSQPQEEQDLKRYFEVCQMLQGAGADVHTMDQDKRSPLHMACKHANPDIVDLLLANGACVNDMDYGGEAPMHNILKVVCYKLSHEPERIVRALLNHGSIRVWPGALPLVLKHCCQSPRTIEVLLNAYSRLKVTDTWVESVSTEVLKGHKDFYESLFSLALTPRSLQHFARCRLRTFLEGRVHRVVPKLDLPTFIKNYLLLEYRGYVH; encoded by the exons ATGTCGAGAGGCAGCTTTGTCTTCACGCCCATGGCCTTGCGTTCTCTTGAACTTGACGAGGACATGCTCGAGAGACACAAGTACAAGAGGCAGATGGCCTCCCATCAGCTCAGTAGCTACATGTGGAAGAAGGAGGCCAGAGACCGGGTGCTGCTGAGGTCCAGCTCTGCTCTCCCACCGGCGATGTGCCACGACTTGGTGGTTCAGAATGCTCTGTACACAGGAGACTTGGAGGCCATGCGGCAACTCTTTCCCAGAGGATCCACAGCAAACCTCATCATTGAGCCACAGGGAGGGGACATGCACTGGGTCGCCAGAGGGGAAG GACTGTGGTCGCTGACCTACGAGCAGGAACTGACCACGCCGCTTCACATCACAGCTGGTCGAGGGTTCACTGACTGcctgaaactgctgctgcagcgtgGGGCCAACGTAGACCTAGCGCCCGGCGGCACGACTGCTCTGCACGAGTCCTGTGAAAACTGCCAGCCGGAGTGCACCAAACTGCTGCTCATCCACGGCGCTAACGCCAATGCTGTCTCCGACGATGGTCTCATGCCTCTGCACATTTGCACAACCTCAGAATCTCTCGA ATGTGCCAAATATCTCCTTCAGTACGGTGCAGCAATCAATGGACGCAGtctggaagaagaaaacactcCCTTACATGTGGCAGCCAGGTTCGGCCTCTCCGACCACACTGAGCTCTACCTGCGCTACGGAGCAGCTGTGGACAAACAGAACGAGGAGGGTCTTACGCCCCTGAACGCTGCTTGTTCTCAGCCCCAGGAGGAGCAGGACCTCAAGCGTTACTTCGAGGTGTGCCAGATGCTGCAGGGAGCCGGGGCTGACGTCCACACGATGGACCAGGACAAACGCAGTCCTTTGCACATGGCCTGCAAGCATGCAAATCCAGACATAGTTGATCTGCTCCTGGCCAACGGGGCCTGCGTTAACGACATGGACTACGGTGGTGAGGCCCCCATGCACAACATCCTGAAGGTGGTGTGCTACAAGCTTTCCCATGAGCCCGAGAGGATCGTCCGCGCTCTGCTCAACCACGGTTCTATTCGGGTGTGGCCTGGAGCTCTGCCCTTG GTTCTGAAGCACTGCTGCCAATCTCCACGCACCATCGAGGTCCTTCTGAACGCCTACAGCCGCCTCAAAGTCACTGACACCTGGGTTGAGTCTGTTTCTACAGAGGTGTTAAAG GGGCACAAGGACTTCTATGAGTCCCTCTTCTCCTTGGCGCTGACCCCCCGCTCCCTGCAGCACTTTGCACGCTGCAGACTCAGGACCTTCCTGGAGGGCCGAGTGCACAGGGTGGTCCCCAAACTTGACCTCCCCACCTTCATCAAGAACTACCTGCTCCTGGAGTACAGAGGCTACGTgcactga
- the asb10 gene encoding ankyrin repeat and SOCS box protein 10 isoform X2 has translation MAYVAPPVKWHKTKSYRSDVIATAKATGCILQFWNSLLVGDELTILSIVDDDEYDHLIDAVYDTRNIEEWKNFRFNYRGLRLWSLTYEQELTTPLHITAGRGFTDCLKLLLQRGANVDLAPGGTTALHESCENCQPECTKLLLIHGANANAVSDDGLMPLHICTTSESLECAKYLLQYGAAINGRSLEEENTPLHVAARFGLSDHTELYLRYGAAVDKQNEEGLTPLNAACSQPQEEQDLKRYFEVCQMLQGAGADVHTMDQDKRSPLHMACKHANPDIVDLLLANGACVNDMDYGGEAPMHNILKVVCYKLSHEPERIVRALLNHGSIRVWPGALPLVLKHCCQSPRTIEVLLNAYSRLKVTDTWVESVSTEVLKGHKDFYESLFSLALTPRSLQHFARCRLRTFLEGRVHRVVPKLDLPTFIKNYLLLEYRGYVH, from the exons ATGGCTTATGTGGCTCCTCCGGTTAAGTGGCACAAAACTAAGTCCTACCGCAGTGACGTGATCGCCACAGCCAAGGCCACAGGTTGTATCCTGCAGTTCTGGAACTCTCTACTCGTGGGCGATGAGCTGACGATTCTCAGTATCGTGGACGATGACGAGTACGACCACCTCATTGATGCTGTTTATGACACCCGCAACATAGAGGAATGGAAGAACTTCAGATTTAACTACAGAGGCCTGA GACTGTGGTCGCTGACCTACGAGCAGGAACTGACCACGCCGCTTCACATCACAGCTGGTCGAGGGTTCACTGACTGcctgaaactgctgctgcagcgtgGGGCCAACGTAGACCTAGCGCCCGGCGGCACGACTGCTCTGCACGAGTCCTGTGAAAACTGCCAGCCGGAGTGCACCAAACTGCTGCTCATCCACGGCGCTAACGCCAATGCTGTCTCCGACGATGGTCTCATGCCTCTGCACATTTGCACAACCTCAGAATCTCTCGA ATGTGCCAAATATCTCCTTCAGTACGGTGCAGCAATCAATGGACGCAGtctggaagaagaaaacactcCCTTACATGTGGCAGCCAGGTTCGGCCTCTCCGACCACACTGAGCTCTACCTGCGCTACGGAGCAGCTGTGGACAAACAGAACGAGGAGGGTCTTACGCCCCTGAACGCTGCTTGTTCTCAGCCCCAGGAGGAGCAGGACCTCAAGCGTTACTTCGAGGTGTGCCAGATGCTGCAGGGAGCCGGGGCTGACGTCCACACGATGGACCAGGACAAACGCAGTCCTTTGCACATGGCCTGCAAGCATGCAAATCCAGACATAGTTGATCTGCTCCTGGCCAACGGGGCCTGCGTTAACGACATGGACTACGGTGGTGAGGCCCCCATGCACAACATCCTGAAGGTGGTGTGCTACAAGCTTTCCCATGAGCCCGAGAGGATCGTCCGCGCTCTGCTCAACCACGGTTCTATTCGGGTGTGGCCTGGAGCTCTGCCCTTG GTTCTGAAGCACTGCTGCCAATCTCCACGCACCATCGAGGTCCTTCTGAACGCCTACAGCCGCCTCAAAGTCACTGACACCTGGGTTGAGTCTGTTTCTACAGAGGTGTTAAAG GGGCACAAGGACTTCTATGAGTCCCTCTTCTCCTTGGCGCTGACCCCCCGCTCCCTGCAGCACTTTGCACGCTGCAGACTCAGGACCTTCCTGGAGGGCCGAGTGCACAGGGTGGTCCCCAAACTTGACCTCCCCACCTTCATCAAGAACTACCTGCTCCTGGAGTACAGAGGCTACGTgcactga